A single region of the Oleispira antarctica RB-8 genome encodes:
- the sbcD gene encoding Exonuclease SbcD, with amino-acid sequence MRIIHTSDWHLGQFFINKSRSQEHQKFISWLLDQVLEHDVDAVIIAGDIFDTGSPPSYARELYNQFVIGMNTLGRQLIILAGNHDSVSTLNESKNILAQLNTQVIAAASEDLASQVLTLKDKQGEVGAIVCAIPYLRPRDIMQSRSGESGQQKQQALGQAIGQHYQEVFELAEKQRDELSNSFPTKSVPIIATGHLTAMGVTTSDSVRDIYIGSLEAFPAKDFPAADYIALGHIHRPQRVAKTEHIRYCGSPIPLSFDELGSASSKSDSSKTDSSKAGKQVLLVDFKDGKLNTVEPLFVPLFQPMQVIKGNLASIEQQLAALSDIDPDGLPIWLSIEVDTQDYLNDLQQRIQALTADMHVEILQLRRARKQQQQRIEREDKELLAELTPEDVFERRLATEQFETDEEKERLIRLKTTFTSIVNELETELNDED; translated from the coding sequence ATGCGCATTATTCATACATCGGATTGGCATCTTGGGCAGTTTTTCATCAATAAAAGCCGTTCTCAAGAGCACCAAAAATTTATTTCATGGTTATTAGACCAAGTGCTCGAGCACGATGTTGATGCGGTCATTATTGCAGGCGATATTTTTGATACGGGTTCGCCGCCAAGTTATGCGCGTGAGCTGTATAATCAGTTTGTTATTGGTATGAATACGCTCGGGCGACAACTCATTATTTTAGCGGGAAACCATGACTCGGTTTCGACGCTTAACGAATCAAAAAATATTTTAGCTCAGCTAAATACCCAAGTAATCGCTGCCGCTTCAGAAGACTTAGCCTCTCAAGTATTAACGTTAAAAGATAAGCAAGGGGAGGTTGGAGCGATTGTTTGTGCCATTCCATACCTTCGCCCTAGAGACATAATGCAAAGCCGTTCAGGTGAGTCGGGTCAACAGAAACAGCAAGCCCTGGGGCAAGCCATTGGCCAGCATTATCAAGAAGTCTTTGAGCTGGCCGAAAAGCAGCGCGATGAACTGAGTAACTCTTTTCCTACTAAATCTGTGCCGATTATTGCTACGGGGCATTTAACCGCGATGGGCGTTACCACTTCAGACTCGGTGCGTGATATTTATATCGGAAGCTTAGAGGCTTTTCCTGCAAAAGATTTTCCCGCCGCTGATTACATTGCATTGGGTCATATTCACCGTCCTCAGAGAGTTGCCAAAACAGAGCATATTCGCTATTGCGGATCGCCCATTCCTCTAAGTTTTGACGAGCTAGGTTCAGCCAGCTCAAAAAGTGACAGTTCAAAAACTGATAGCTCAAAAGCGGGTAAGCAAGTATTACTGGTGGATTTCAAGGATGGAAAATTAAATACAGTTGAGCCGTTATTCGTTCCTTTATTTCAGCCAATGCAGGTCATTAAAGGAAACCTGGCAAGTATAGAGCAGCAGCTAGCAGCGTTGAGCGATATCGATCCGGATGGATTGCCCATTTGGTTATCGATTGAGGTTGATACACAAGATTATCTCAACGACTTACAACAGCGTATACAAGCCTTAACCGCCGACATGCATGTCGAGATATTGCAATTAAGACGTGCACGTAAGCAGCAGCAACAACGTATTGAACGAGAAGATAAAGAACTCCTAGCGGAGCTAACCCCCGAAGATGTATTCGAGCGAAGACTCGCAACTGAACAGTTTGAGACAGATGAAGAAAAAGAGCGATTAATACGTTTAAAAACAACGTTTACTAGCATCGTGAATGAACTAGAAACGGAGCTTAATGATGAAGATTAA
- the sbcC gene encoding Exonuclease SbcC, translating into MKINSVRFKNINSLQGEWKIDFTQPPFVDNGVFAITGATGAGKTTLLDAMCVALYQQTPRLGNINKSSNELMTRGTAECLAEVEFEVKGTAYRAFWRQRRSRNKIDGNLQDSVVELAQVSDGKILASQVKKMSTLIETITGLDFARFTKSMMLSQGQFAAFLNAAANERAELLEELTGTEIYGLISERVHKKFSDSKNALAQLVARSEGVELLSEEKISELNQQQKDLVVTVQETEAELKQLQTLQQWLVACDKNQQNQKHLEQQIQQIRQEREAQAENLLRLNKAEPAEKLQPSYQLMQQANASLKQSKEQQQQLNKSKQISEADASSLSQIASTQEAEYSSAKKSFQDFEDLLNTTILPLDVEIQQLMSSLNKEQQEIELLKQKQLGDQQGISQLQNELTKEQHNLSACQAYLVDHPQAEHIARQLPVWQNQIARIEPLQKNSEQINQSILQLQKDMTAGEQQVSGLKASIQQQANQTIQAQTHAATLQAMIAEQLLPQLDIEQTLVEFRKQYAEYAQQLKDVDVILNQERKIIDLTQQRNQLQQNQECPLCGSLDHPKVELYQAINVSETEQRQIDLANILQQLKEQAEKLKQLSHDHQQADSNVKNQQQLLEAEEKNLVLLQQQQNKILQQVERESQQQVALNTELSELLHTLNNQLSECGLSLPETHQLADWLDYQTQAFEEWKKQKDNEQRLIQTLELLSQKIAQAQYYCEQDNNQLMRLIHTYNERESHLTRLREKRLGLLSDPDANQARSRAKELLEQKEMLMKDSLAQRQQAEQKVQGVIAQIELTQKQLNAFEHAYAEKSTLWQDLLHASCFNSEEDFLAALLEPEQREALLSLEQDLKERTARFTTLLEQSKIEYKALEDSQPEQGDEQAIEQPALENIEVMTQDLQQRLKTHVQTQGEIKHLLVSDQQKREQQAELFTKIDLARRDYDDITHLHSLIGSQKGDKFRRFAQGLTLDHLVYLANRQLDRLHGRYLLQRKESEALELQVLDTWQGDNVRDTKTLSGGEGFLVSLALALALSDLVSHKTSIESLFLDEGFGTLDSETLDTALNALDSLNASGKMIGVISHIEAMKERIPVQIKVQKMNGLGISQLDSCFKFEPADLPQ; encoded by the coding sequence ATGAAGATTAATAGCGTTCGTTTTAAAAATATTAATTCGCTACAAGGCGAGTGGAAAATTGATTTCACACAACCGCCTTTTGTTGATAACGGCGTCTTTGCCATTACTGGTGCTACCGGTGCAGGAAAAACAACACTGCTCGATGCCATGTGTGTTGCGTTGTATCAGCAAACTCCACGTTTAGGTAATATCAATAAAAGCAGCAATGAATTGATGACTCGAGGTACGGCGGAATGTCTAGCGGAAGTGGAGTTTGAAGTTAAAGGGACTGCTTATCGGGCCTTTTGGAGACAACGTCGCTCACGTAATAAAATCGATGGTAATTTACAAGACTCTGTCGTTGAGCTGGCTCAGGTGAGTGATGGAAAAATACTCGCCTCGCAAGTGAAAAAAATGAGCACCTTAATCGAAACCATCACTGGTTTGGATTTTGCTCGTTTTACAAAATCCATGATGTTATCGCAAGGTCAGTTTGCCGCGTTTTTAAATGCCGCTGCAAATGAGCGAGCCGAGTTATTAGAAGAGCTCACGGGAACAGAGATTTATGGTTTAATTTCTGAACGAGTGCATAAAAAATTCAGCGACAGTAAGAATGCCCTAGCACAGTTGGTTGCACGATCAGAAGGTGTAGAGCTCTTATCAGAAGAAAAAATTTCTGAGCTAAATCAGCAGCAAAAAGATTTAGTGGTGACAGTGCAAGAAACCGAAGCAGAATTAAAGCAGCTGCAAACATTACAGCAATGGTTGGTAGCGTGTGATAAAAATCAGCAGAACCAAAAACACTTAGAGCAGCAAATACAGCAAATAAGGCAAGAGCGGGAAGCTCAGGCTGAGAATTTATTACGACTCAATAAAGCAGAGCCAGCAGAAAAGTTACAACCTAGTTATCAATTGATGCAGCAAGCAAATGCATCGCTAAAGCAGAGTAAAGAACAGCAGCAACAGCTGAATAAATCGAAACAGATAAGCGAGGCCGATGCATCCAGTCTATCGCAGATAGCATCTACGCAAGAAGCAGAATACAGCTCGGCTAAAAAAAGCTTTCAAGATTTCGAAGACTTATTAAATACCACTATCTTGCCGTTAGATGTAGAAATACAGCAATTAATGAGTAGTTTGAATAAAGAACAGCAAGAGATTGAGTTGCTTAAGCAAAAACAGTTGGGTGATCAGCAAGGGATCTCTCAACTGCAAAACGAACTCACTAAAGAACAGCATAATCTGTCGGCATGCCAAGCGTATTTAGTCGATCATCCTCAGGCAGAGCACATTGCTCGCCAGTTGCCCGTTTGGCAAAATCAAATTGCTAGAATCGAACCACTGCAAAAGAACTCAGAGCAGATTAATCAGTCGATCCTGCAGCTGCAAAAGGATATGACTGCCGGTGAACAGCAAGTATCTGGTTTAAAAGCTAGCATTCAGCAGCAAGCGAATCAGACAATACAAGCACAAACGCATGCTGCAACACTACAGGCAATGATTGCTGAGCAGTTATTACCACAATTAGATATTGAGCAAACGTTAGTAGAATTCCGTAAGCAGTATGCCGAGTATGCACAGCAGCTAAAAGACGTTGATGTGATATTAAATCAAGAACGTAAAATTATTGATTTAACTCAGCAGCGTAATCAGCTACAACAAAATCAAGAGTGTCCTTTGTGCGGTTCACTAGATCATCCTAAAGTTGAGCTTTATCAAGCCATCAATGTTTCTGAAACAGAGCAAAGGCAAATAGACCTCGCGAACATATTACAGCAACTGAAAGAGCAAGCTGAAAAATTAAAACAGCTCTCTCATGATCATCAGCAAGCTGACTCTAATGTTAAAAATCAGCAGCAGTTACTGGAAGCAGAAGAGAAAAATTTAGTTCTATTACAGCAACAACAAAACAAAATCTTGCAGCAAGTTGAGCGTGAAAGCCAGCAGCAAGTCGCCTTAAATACAGAGTTATCTGAGTTATTACACACCTTAAATAATCAACTTTCTGAATGTGGATTATCTTTACCTGAAACACATCAGCTAGCGGATTGGTTGGATTATCAAACTCAGGCTTTTGAAGAATGGAAGAAACAAAAAGATAATGAGCAGAGGTTAATTCAAACACTAGAGCTACTGAGTCAAAAAATAGCTCAGGCTCAGTACTATTGTGAGCAAGACAATAATCAGCTCATGCGTTTAATACACACTTATAATGAGCGTGAAAGTCATTTAACCCGCTTGCGTGAAAAACGACTGGGCTTGCTTTCAGACCCCGATGCAAATCAAGCACGCAGTCGTGCTAAAGAATTACTTGAGCAAAAAGAAATGCTCATGAAAGACAGCCTAGCGCAGCGTCAACAGGCTGAACAAAAAGTACAGGGTGTCATTGCACAAATAGAATTAACGCAAAAGCAATTAAACGCTTTTGAACACGCGTATGCAGAGAAATCGACGTTATGGCAAGACTTGTTACATGCGAGCTGTTTTAACAGCGAAGAAGATTTTCTTGCCGCTCTCTTAGAGCCAGAACAGAGAGAGGCTTTGTTATCGCTAGAGCAAGACTTAAAAGAGCGTACAGCTCGATTCACAACGCTATTAGAGCAATCGAAGATCGAGTATAAGGCTCTAGAAGACAGTCAACCTGAACAGGGTGATGAGCAAGCTATTGAGCAACCAGCACTGGAAAATATTGAAGTGATGACTCAAGATCTCCAGCAACGCTTAAAAACCCATGTTCAAACTCAGGGTGAGATAAAACATCTACTGGTGAGTGATCAACAAAAGCGTGAACAGCAGGCTGAATTATTTACTAAAATTGATTTAGCACGACGAGACTATGACGACATCACCCATTTACACAGTTTAATTGGTTCACAAAAAGGGGATAAATTCAGACGTTTTGCTCAAGGCTTAACCCTTGATCATCTGGTGTATTTGGCGAACCGCCAGCTCGACCGTTTGCATGGGCGTTACTTATTGCAGCGCAAAGAGTCAGAAGCCCTTGAACTACAAGTATTGGATACTTGGCAGGGCGATAATGTACGCGATACAAAAACGTTATCAGGCGGGGAGGGGTTCTTGGTGAGTTTGGCACTGGCACTGGCGTTATCAGATTTAGTGAGTCATAAAACCAGCATCGAATCTTTATTCTTAGATGAAGGCTTTGGAACGCTCGATAGTGAAACCCTTGATACCGCATTGAATGCTTTAGACAGCTTAAACGCCTCGGGAAAAATGATTGGGGTGATCAGTCATATCGAAGCCATGAAAGAACGTATTCCGGTACAAATTAAAGTGCAAAAAATGAACGGCTTAGGTATTAGTCAATTAGACAGTTGCTTTAAATTCGAGCCTGCTGACCTCCCTCAATAA
- a CDS encoding Iron permease FTR1/Cytochrome c domain protein: MNKRSTHLGYPNSFSNNVQQKLLNLVTIIALSLSLFSQTSFAQTDQTSQLRQLAQLAEYIGVDYASAVEDGQVVNEDEYHEMLEFSAIIAKRISTQFEHENKAAIYQQSLALQQAIKDKSTVSHIRQLSADMRGQFLAILPDSLLPNQLLSNPSTQKLFQENCSSCHGPSGQGDGVLAKGLSPEPTDFTDRERAMNRSLLGLFDAISNGLDDTAMPAFTQLKDQERWSLAFYVGSLAFNAADGAEKPKDLALQNWINFNPSQLIKSDNNISPDFIDAYRATPALLFSEKQSPINTTKSQLNAALEAYHKKDYEKANTLAVSAYLDGFELIENSLDARDADLRKAIEGNLINLRKVISSGGDEARLIALSAEVLNQLNEAEQLLTGSALSSSALFSASLVILLREGLEALLVVIALMTVLIKTNRRDALKYVHAGWVLALIAGIATWAVAQSIIDISGASREVMEGVAALLAAVMLLYVGIWMHSKTNAEQWQAYIQKHINTQLRAGTLWGLTLLSFIAVYREVFETVLFYQSLLTQAIPSQYSVAVSGFVAGIVILAVVAWAILKYSVKLPIARFFSMTTYLLLALAFILMGKAISALQEAAVIGISALPVNIDLPWIGIGSTWQGVLAQAAIILFFVLYRMKTKEQPLTAK; the protein is encoded by the coding sequence ATGAATAAGAGATCTACTCACTTAGGGTATCCGAATTCTTTTTCCAATAACGTTCAGCAAAAGTTACTGAATTTAGTCACTATTATTGCGCTGTCGCTTTCTTTGTTTTCTCAAACGAGTTTTGCTCAAACTGATCAAACATCTCAATTACGTCAGTTGGCGCAATTGGCAGAGTATATTGGTGTTGATTACGCTTCTGCTGTAGAAGACGGTCAGGTGGTTAATGAAGATGAATATCATGAGATGCTTGAGTTCTCAGCTATTATTGCTAAAAGAATTTCTACTCAATTTGAGCACGAAAACAAAGCAGCAATATACCAACAGTCATTAGCGTTACAACAAGCCATTAAAGACAAGTCGACAGTGAGTCACATTCGTCAATTGAGCGCTGACATGCGTGGTCAGTTCCTCGCTATTCTACCCGATTCCCTTTTACCCAATCAGCTTTTATCTAATCCAAGTACACAAAAATTATTCCAAGAAAATTGCTCTAGTTGTCATGGTCCATCAGGGCAAGGCGATGGCGTATTGGCAAAAGGCTTATCACCAGAGCCAACTGATTTCACTGATAGAGAACGAGCAATGAATCGCTCATTACTGGGTTTGTTCGATGCTATTTCTAATGGTTTGGACGATACGGCTATGCCTGCTTTTACTCAACTTAAAGATCAAGAACGCTGGTCGTTAGCTTTTTATGTTGGCAGCCTTGCTTTTAATGCAGCTGACGGCGCAGAAAAACCAAAAGATCTTGCTCTGCAAAACTGGATTAACTTTAACCCTTCTCAGCTAATCAAGAGTGATAACAATATTAGTCCTGACTTTATTGATGCTTACAGAGCAACGCCGGCGTTATTGTTCAGTGAAAAACAAAGCCCAATAAACACCACCAAAAGCCAGCTCAATGCGGCTTTAGAGGCTTATCATAAAAAAGACTATGAAAAAGCGAATACCCTAGCGGTGAGCGCTTATCTTGATGGTTTTGAATTAATAGAAAATAGCTTAGACGCTAGAGATGCGGATTTACGCAAGGCTATTGAAGGAAACTTAATTAACTTAAGAAAAGTTATTAGCTCAGGCGGTGACGAAGCCCGTTTAATTGCTTTGTCAGCAGAAGTGCTAAATCAGCTCAACGAAGCCGAGCAATTGTTAACCGGATCTGCGTTATCAAGTAGTGCATTATTTAGCGCAAGTTTGGTTATTTTATTGCGAGAAGGACTTGAAGCATTATTAGTAGTGATTGCGCTGATGACGGTGCTGATCAAAACAAATCGCAGAGATGCGCTTAAGTATGTGCATGCCGGTTGGGTATTAGCGTTAATTGCAGGTATAGCGACTTGGGCAGTAGCACAATCGATTATCGACATTAGCGGTGCGAGCCGAGAAGTGATGGAAGGCGTTGCGGCTTTACTGGCAGCAGTGATGCTGTTGTATGTGGGTATATGGATGCACAGTAAAACCAATGCTGAGCAATGGCAGGCTTACATTCAAAAGCACATTAATACGCAATTACGCGCGGGCACTTTATGGGGATTAACCCTACTCTCGTTTATCGCGGTGTATCGTGAAGTATTTGAAACCGTGCTGTTTTATCAATCATTATTAACGCAAGCGATACCAAGCCAGTATTCTGTTGCGGTATCAGGTTTTGTTGCAGGTATCGTGATTTTAGCGGTTGTTGCTTGGGCTATTTTAAAATACTCAGTCAAGCTGCCTATTGCTCGTTTCTTCTCTATGACGACCTATTTATTACTCGCTTTAGCGTTTATTTTAATGGGCAAAGCGATATCCGCATTACAAGAAGCGGCGGTGATCGGTATTTCAGCATTGCCGGTTAATATTGACCTGCCATGGATTGGTATTGGTTCAACGTGGCAAGGCGTGCTGGCACAAGCAGCGATTATATTGTTCTTTGTACTTTATCGAATGAAAACCAAAGAGCAGCCGTTAACGGCCAAGTAA
- a CDS encoding Acriflavin resistance family protein: MKKTTNLKDVNSKPEHYLVSPESEPFLERILFAARPLVLMILAILTLVFAYGLTQIKLDSSIEKYIPLKHEFIKNYLVHKDELGSGLSNIKLSVESNDGDIFSKEYMETLRLINDEVFFIKGVDRSAMQSLWTANVRWTEVTEEGFQGGPVIPATYDGSEESIEQLRQNVLKSGQVGRLVANNFSSTIIDIPLIEIDPDTGEKLDYQTFSRAIEEKIRDGFTSDKITIYATGTPKKLADLLDGVTSIVWFFLAAIVFTAILLFLYSRCIRGTLIPIVASLIAVVWQLGALALMGFTIDLYSVLVPFLIFAIGISHGVQIISGIAIESGKGANKLMASRLAFRGLYVPGMLALLSDGLGFLTLLFIEIGVIQELAIAASVGVAMIIVTNLVLVPLVMSYVGISKSGIRHAENNEKAEPKLWKLLSKIASKRVAPYPIIIAIVMAVFGLYQSQSLKIGDLDAGAPELRQDSRYNLDNAYMVSNYSTSSDVFLVMVETAKEQCNSYKVMDAIDRFMWYMENVPGVQSTVSMVTVSKLVTKGMNEGNLKWSALSRNQTILNTSIQRAPSSLLNQDCSMAPVIVYLNDHKAETLENAVAAVEAFKVKYDDDADPKYFAMGLAEIEAAIAAGELESAPLRFQLASGNAGIEAATNEVIGDAQNTMLIFVYAVVFVLCFATFRSFRAIACILIPLALTSILCQALMAYLGIGVKVATLPVIALGVGIGVDYGIYIYNRLEVMLIAGKTLQEAFFETLKSTGKAVSFTGITLAIGVGTWIFSPIKFQADMGILLVFMFIWNMLGALILLPALATFILKPEQIIARHKKIHGDSNPAG, translated from the coding sequence ATGAAGAAGACTACTAACTTGAAAGATGTTAATTCTAAACCAGAACATTATTTGGTCTCTCCAGAATCGGAACCTTTTTTAGAACGTATTTTGTTTGCTGCGCGTCCTTTAGTATTAATGATTTTAGCGATATTAACCCTTGTTTTTGCTTATGGGTTAACGCAAATTAAATTAGATTCTAGTATTGAAAAATACATTCCATTAAAGCACGAGTTTATTAAAAACTATCTGGTTCATAAAGATGAATTAGGCAGTGGTTTATCAAATATTAAATTGTCGGTTGAAAGTAATGACGGCGATATTTTTAGTAAAGAGTATATGGAAACATTACGCCTTATTAATGATGAAGTTTTCTTCATTAAGGGTGTTGATCGCTCAGCGATGCAGTCTTTGTGGACAGCGAATGTACGCTGGACGGAAGTAACTGAAGAAGGCTTTCAAGGCGGACCGGTTATCCCCGCGACTTATGATGGTTCAGAAGAAAGTATTGAGCAATTACGACAAAATGTTCTGAAATCAGGGCAGGTTGGACGTCTAGTTGCCAATAACTTTTCTTCAACAATTATCGATATTCCGCTGATTGAAATTGACCCTGATACCGGTGAAAAACTGGATTACCAGACATTTTCTCGTGCGATAGAAGAAAAAATTCGTGATGGCTTTACCAGCGATAAAATCACCATTTATGCAACAGGAACACCTAAGAAATTAGCCGACTTGTTAGATGGCGTTACTTCTATTGTTTGGTTCTTCTTGGCCGCCATCGTTTTTACGGCGATTTTATTGTTCCTTTATTCTCGCTGTATTCGAGGGACTTTAATTCCAATCGTAGCGTCTCTTATTGCCGTTGTTTGGCAGCTAGGTGCTTTGGCACTTATGGGCTTTACGATCGATCTATATTCTGTATTAGTACCTTTCTTAATTTTTGCTATCGGGATCAGTCACGGTGTACAGATTATTAGTGGTATTGCGATTGAGTCAGGTAAAGGTGCGAATAAGTTAATGGCATCTCGTTTAGCGTTCCGTGGTTTGTATGTGCCGGGTATGTTGGCGTTATTAAGTGATGGTCTTGGTTTCCTAACGTTATTGTTCATTGAAATTGGTGTTATCCAAGAGCTTGCGATTGCCGCGAGTGTGGGTGTTGCCATGATTATTGTAACTAACTTGGTATTGGTTCCTTTGGTTATGTCGTATGTGGGCATCAGCAAATCAGGTATTCGCCATGCTGAAAATAATGAGAAAGCTGAACCAAAACTTTGGAAGTTGCTTTCTAAGATAGCGAGTAAAAGAGTTGCACCTTACCCTATTATCATTGCCATCGTTATGGCTGTTTTTGGTCTCTATCAAAGCCAGTCGTTAAAAATCGGTGATTTGGATGCCGGTGCTCCTGAACTTCGTCAGGACTCTCGTTATAATTTAGATAACGCTTATATGGTGTCTAATTATTCAACCAGCTCTGATGTTTTCTTAGTGATGGTAGAAACGGCTAAAGAACAGTGCAATAGCTATAAAGTGATGGACGCGATTGATCGTTTCATGTGGTACATGGAGAATGTACCCGGTGTGCAATCAACGGTTTCTATGGTGACGGTATCTAAGCTAGTAACTAAGGGTATGAATGAGGGTAATTTAAAATGGTCTGCTTTATCTCGTAATCAGACTATTTTGAACACTTCAATTCAGCGTGCTCCATCGAGTTTATTGAATCAAGACTGTTCAATGGCTCCTGTGATTGTCTACTTAAATGATCATAAAGCAGAGACGTTAGAGAATGCTGTCGCCGCAGTTGAAGCCTTTAAAGTAAAATACGACGACGATGCTGACCCGAAATACTTTGCAATGGGATTGGCTGAAATTGAAGCCGCTATTGCTGCTGGAGAATTAGAAAGTGCTCCTCTACGTTTTCAGCTTGCTTCAGGTAATGCAGGTATTGAGGCGGCAACAAATGAAGTCATTGGTGATGCGCAAAATACCATGCTGATCTTCGTATACGCAGTGGTATTCGTATTATGTTTTGCGACATTCCGTTCGTTCCGCGCAATTGCTTGTATTCTAATTCCTTTGGCCTTGACCTCAATCTTATGTCAGGCACTGATGGCTTACTTAGGTATTGGGGTAAAGGTTGCGACATTACCAGTAATCGCTTTAGGCGTAGGTATTGGTGTCGATTATGGTATCTATATTTATAACCGCTTAGAAGTGATGCTTATTGCGGGCAAGACATTGCAAGAAGCCTTCTTCGAAACGCTTAAGTCAACGGGTAAGGCTGTTAGCTTTACGGGTATTACTTTGGCAATTGGTGTGGGTACCTGGATCTTCTCTCCGATCAAATTCCAAGCGGATATGGGGATTTTGTTAGTCTTTATGTTTATCTGGAACATGCTAGGTGCTTTGATTCTGTTACCTGCATTGGCCACGTTTATTCTTAAGCCTGAGCAAATCATTGCTCGTCATAAGAAGATTCATGGTGATTCTAACCCAGCAGGTTAA